The DNA region ACCGGGCTCGGGCCGGAACGCGACCTCCACAACGCCAAGGACGTGTTCGCCCTCATGGCGCTTCTCTACGGACCCGTGCAATGGACGCGTTTGGCCACGCTGCGCCGCGCGCCCGCTGTCCTGGACCAGTGGTTCACGTTGCCCATCTTTGCGTGGGTGCCCGTGTGGTGCGGCGCAGTCGCTCGGGGTTGGTCCGGCGGTCGCGCGCTCGCTGCCGAGGTCTGCTCGCTCCTCAGCTACTCGCTGGCGCTGGTGCACGAGCGCGGCTTCGAGCTCGCGCTCGCCGTCCACATCGTCGCCGCCGTGCACGCCGCATCCTCCCTGCAGCGCGCGCACGGAGACTCCGTGTCCTTGCGCTACTTCGCGTTGGCGGCGCTGGCGTGCGTCGGCTTCGTGGTGCTGAAGCTGCTGGATCACGCGCTGGCGCAATGGTGGCCTTTCCAGCGCCTCACCGGACACTTCTGGTCTAAAATCTGCGACATCATTCAGTTCCACTACAGCTTCTGTTTCCTCACGCACATTGCGCAGCGTACTCAAACTGCGCACAAAAGAATATCATAGTTCTTTAAAGAGCTGTGTGCCTCAGGGTTTCTACCACAGAGAAGGACCATTTAACCAGACCaagaactttttttttgcattcaaGTGGTCCTGTGAATGTTCATGGTTC from Hoplias malabaricus isolate fHopMal1 chromosome 8, fHopMal1.hap1, whole genome shotgun sequence includes:
- the tmem187 gene encoding transmembrane protein 187 — protein: MSALVHVLVPFILCVAVANTGLFDQVSVDTNYEHYAERALPHLPAFLAMPFNCLVNAGYTVVGVYWLHLRITGLGPERDLHNAKDVFALMALLYGPVQWTRLATLRRAPAVLDQWFTLPIFAWVPVWCGAVARGWSGGRALAAEVCSLLSYSLALVHERGFELALAVHIVAAVHAASSLQRAHGDSVSLRYFALAALACVGFVVLKLLDHALAQWWPFQRLTGHFWSKICDIIQFHYSFCFLTHIAQRTQTAHKRIS